A region of the Polaribacter sp. L3A8 genome:
GGGCATTGTTTGATGAAATGCGGTATCAAAAATAGCAAAATGTTTTGCAGATGTAAAAATAGTTTCGGCAACTTCTATACCTGTTAAGTGTGCAGGATTGTGTAAAGGAGCTAAATCAAATATATCTCTAATGTTTTTTTTAACTTCTTTTGTAATTATTGCTGTGCTACTATACTTACTTCCTCCATGAACAACTCTATGTCCAATCGCTTTAATTTCATCAACAGAGTTGATAACACCAATTTTTTGGTCTAATAAAGTTTTAGCAATTTTTTGTAAACCAATTTCGTGATTTATAATTGGAGTAACTTCTGATTGTTTTTCAGTATCTTTTTCGTGTGTAAAAATGGCATCTTCCATACCAATTCTTTCAATTAAACCGACACATTTTACTCTTTGAGAGGGCATTTCTATCAATTGATACTTTAAAGAAGAAGAGCCTGCATTTAAAACTAAAATATTCATATTATCCTTGGTGTGCTTGTATTGCTGTTAATAAAACAGTATTAAATATATCTTCTACGGTACAACCTCTACTTAAATCGTTTACGGGTTTGTTTAATCCTTGTAGCATTGGGCCAATAGCCAAAGCTCCTGTTTCTCTTTGTATGGCTTTGTAAGTGTTGTTTCCTGTATTTAAATCTGGAAATATTAAAACAGATGCTTGTCCTGCTACTTCAGAATCTGGCATTTTTGTTTTTGCAACAGACATGTCTACTGCTGCATCATATTGAATAGGACCTTCAATTTTTAATTCTGGATGTAGGCTTCTAACAATTGCTGTAGCTTTTCTTACTTTTTCTACCTCTTCACCTTTTCCAGAGCTTCCAGAAGAATAAGATAACATGGCAATTTTAGCTTCTATACCAAAAGCTTCTGCAGATTGTGCCGAAGAAATGGCAATTTCTGCTAGCTGTTCTGCATTAGGGTTCGGGTTTACAGCACAATCTCCCATTACAGAAACTCGGTCTGATAAACACATAAAAAATACAGAAGATACCACTGAAACTCCGGGTTTTGTTTTAATTAATTGTAAAGAAGGTTTTATGGTGTGCATTGTTGTATGTACTGCACCAGATACCATTCCGTCTGCCAATCCGTTCATAATCATTAGAGTTCCGTAATAAGAAACATCAGTTACTAAATCTTTAGCAGCTGTTTCTGTCATTCCTTTATGCTTACGAGCTTCATATAATGTTTTTTCAAAAGCATCATTATGAATAGAATCTTCTGGGTTTAAAATATTTATTTTATCCAAATCTATCTGTAATCCTATTTGATCACATTTTAACTGAATGGTGTTTCTATCTCCTAATAAAGTTAAATCAACAATATTTAATAATTGTAAACGTGCTGCAGCAGTAATAATTCTTTCATCATCACCTTCAGGTAAAACAATATGTTTTTTATAAGCCCTTGCCTTTTGCAATAGGTTGTATTGAAACATACTTGGTGTTAACTTATCTGAATTGTAAGAGGTAAGGGTGGTTGTTAATCCTTCTGCATTAACATAAGTATCAAAAGTATCTAATGATAATACTATTTTTTTATCATGAGAAGCATAAATTTTAGATTTTACAGCTCCAATTTTATTTGTAATTCCAAAAGTGCCTCCTTCTACAGAAATAATAGGTACTGTAGATTGTACACCTTCAATAAGTTTTGTAATAGATTCTTCTGGTATTAAGGAACCGGTTAAAACAATACCTGCAATTTTAGGGTAGTTTGTAGAAGCATTTGCCTGTAAGGCACCCAAAATAATATCTGCTCTATCTCCAGGAGTAACTACTAAAGCATTTTCTCTAATTCT
Encoded here:
- the pta gene encoding phosphate acetyltransferase encodes the protein MSKAIYVVAVESNSGKSLVSLGLLRMMLTKSSKVGYFRPIINEVENSTIDDHTNTAINFFNLDIEYDECYAYKQNEVVELLSEGKAEEVIHNVIKKYKKLEAKYDYVLVEGTDYSGDGGFTELDVNLMIAKNLGIPALIVGSGNGKKKKDFVNTMQLTYKAFIRKEVDVIGIIANKIEAEEIDYIKKELQKSFPENLQIDIIPKIDFLAFPTVREVLQALNGKVLFGEQFLDNAIGSYSTGAMQLRNYLTRIRENALVVTPGDRADIILGALQANASTNYPKIAGIVLTGSLIPEESITKLIEGVQSTVPIISVEGGTFGITNKIGAVKSKIYASHDKKIVLSLDTFDTYVNAEGLTTTLTSYNSDKLTPSMFQYNLLQKARAYKKHIVLPEGDDERIITAAARLQLLNIVDLTLLGDRNTIQLKCDQIGLQIDLDKINILNPEDSIHNDAFEKTLYEARKHKGMTETAAKDLVTDVSYYGTLMIMNGLADGMVSGAVHTTMHTIKPSLQLIKTKPGVSVVSSVFFMCLSDRVSVMGDCAVNPNPNAEQLAEIAISSAQSAEAFGIEAKIAMLSYSSGSSGKGEEVEKVRKATAIVRSLHPELKIEGPIQYDAAVDMSVAKTKMPDSEVAGQASVLIFPDLNTGNNTYKAIQRETGALAIGPMLQGLNKPVNDLSRGCTVEDIFNTVLLTAIQAHQG